One segment of Camelus ferus isolate YT-003-E chromosome 26, BCGSAC_Cfer_1.0, whole genome shotgun sequence DNA contains the following:
- the PPP1R3B gene encoding protein phosphatase 1 regulatory subunit 3B isoform X1, with the protein MRLPAEGANLSPGPRSCRRRRCPCHPRADAAAGWRLRTSGLMSCTRVLACSSNPVMAVDIECRYSCMAPSLRRERFAFQISPKPSKPLRPCIQLGGKNEASGTVAPTVQEKKVKKRVSFADNQGLALTMVKVFSEFDDPLDIPLNITELLDNIVSLTTVESESFVLDFSQPSADYLDFRNRLQTDHVCLENCVLKDRAIAGTVKVQNLAFEKMVKIRMTFDTWKSFTDFPCGYVKDTYAGSDRDTFSFDISLPEKIQSYERMEFAVCYECNGQTYWDSNKGKNYRIIRAELKSTQGTAQPPNGPDFGIAFDQFGSPRCSYGLFAEWPSYLGYEKLGPYY; encoded by the exons ATGCGGCTGCCCGCGGAGGGCGCCAACCTGAGCCCTGGCCCCCGCTCCTGTCGTCGCCGCCGctgcccctgccaccccaggGCGGATGCTGCCGCGGGCTGGCGCCTCCGCACCTCGGGGCTTATGAGCTGTACCAG GGTTCTAGCCTGTTCTTCTAACCCCGTGATGGCTGTAGACATTGAGTGCAGGTACAGCTGCATGGCCCCCTCCTTGCGCAGAGAGCGGTTCGCCTTCCAGATCTCACCAAAGCCGAGCAAACCTCTGAGGCCTTGTATACAGTTGGGCGGCAAGAATGAAGCCAGTGGGACGGTGGCCCCGACCGTTCAGGAGAAAAAGGTGAAGAAGCGAGTCTCCTTTGCAGACAACCAGGGGCTGGCCCTGACAATGGTCAAAGTGTTCTCCGAGTTCGATGACCCATTAGATATTCCGCTGAACATCACCGAGCTCCTGGACAACATCGTGAGTCTGACGACAGTGGAGAGCGAGAGCTTTGTGCTGGATTTCTCCCAGCCATCTGCAGACTACCTGGACTTTAGAAATCGGCTTCAGACCGACCACGTCTGCCTGGAGAACTGTGTCCTGAAGGACAGAGCCATTGCTGGCACAGTGAAGGTGCAGAACCTTGCATTCGAGAAGATGGTGAAAATCAGAATGACATTTGACACCTGGAAAAGCTTCACGGACTTTCCCTGTGGGTACGTGAAGGACACGTATGCGGGCTCAGACAGGGACACTTTCTCCTTTGACATCAGTTTGCCTGAGAAAATTCAGTCTTATGAAAGGATGGAATTTGCTGTGTGCTATGAGTGCAATGGGCAGACATACTGGGACAGCAACAAAGGCAAAAACTATAGGATCATCCGGGCAGAGTTAAAATCCACCCAGGGAACAGCCCAGCCACCAAATGGACCGGATTTTGGAATAGCCTTTGACCAGTTTGGAAGCCCTCGGTGTTCCTACGGTCTGTTTGCCGAGTGGCCTAGTTATTTAGGATATGAAAAGCTCGGGCCCTACTACTAG
- the PPP1R3B gene encoding protein phosphatase 1 regulatory subunit 3B isoform X2 yields the protein MAVDIECRYSCMAPSLRRERFAFQISPKPSKPLRPCIQLGGKNEASGTVAPTVQEKKVKKRVSFADNQGLALTMVKVFSEFDDPLDIPLNITELLDNIVSLTTVESESFVLDFSQPSADYLDFRNRLQTDHVCLENCVLKDRAIAGTVKVQNLAFEKMVKIRMTFDTWKSFTDFPCGYVKDTYAGSDRDTFSFDISLPEKIQSYERMEFAVCYECNGQTYWDSNKGKNYRIIRAELKSTQGTAQPPNGPDFGIAFDQFGSPRCSYGLFAEWPSYLGYEKLGPYY from the coding sequence ATGGCTGTAGACATTGAGTGCAGGTACAGCTGCATGGCCCCCTCCTTGCGCAGAGAGCGGTTCGCCTTCCAGATCTCACCAAAGCCGAGCAAACCTCTGAGGCCTTGTATACAGTTGGGCGGCAAGAATGAAGCCAGTGGGACGGTGGCCCCGACCGTTCAGGAGAAAAAGGTGAAGAAGCGAGTCTCCTTTGCAGACAACCAGGGGCTGGCCCTGACAATGGTCAAAGTGTTCTCCGAGTTCGATGACCCATTAGATATTCCGCTGAACATCACCGAGCTCCTGGACAACATCGTGAGTCTGACGACAGTGGAGAGCGAGAGCTTTGTGCTGGATTTCTCCCAGCCATCTGCAGACTACCTGGACTTTAGAAATCGGCTTCAGACCGACCACGTCTGCCTGGAGAACTGTGTCCTGAAGGACAGAGCCATTGCTGGCACAGTGAAGGTGCAGAACCTTGCATTCGAGAAGATGGTGAAAATCAGAATGACATTTGACACCTGGAAAAGCTTCACGGACTTTCCCTGTGGGTACGTGAAGGACACGTATGCGGGCTCAGACAGGGACACTTTCTCCTTTGACATCAGTTTGCCTGAGAAAATTCAGTCTTATGAAAGGATGGAATTTGCTGTGTGCTATGAGTGCAATGGGCAGACATACTGGGACAGCAACAAAGGCAAAAACTATAGGATCATCCGGGCAGAGTTAAAATCCACCCAGGGAACAGCCCAGCCACCAAATGGACCGGATTTTGGAATAGCCTTTGACCAGTTTGGAAGCCCTCGGTGTTCCTACGGTCTGTTTGCCGAGTGGCCTAGTTATTTAGGATATGAAAAGCTCGGGCCCTACTACTAG